One part of the Hyphomicrobiales bacterium genome encodes these proteins:
- the purE gene encoding 5-(carboxyamino)imidazole ribonucleotide mutase, with amino-acid sequence MSSSAAPIAIIMGSQSDWPTMRLAAERLDDLGVDYDAKIVSAHRTPDRMVAFAKGAEEAGHKVIIAGAGGAAHLPGMVAAMTTLPVLGVPVGVTALQGQDSLLSIVQMPAGVPVGTLAIGKAGAANAGLMAASILALSDPDLSERLKAWRQARTDGVADVPVDDPA; translated from the coding sequence ATGTCCTCATCCGCCGCACCGATCGCCATCATCATGGGCAGCCAATCCGACTGGCCAACGATGCGGCTTGCCGCCGAAAGGCTTGATGATCTGGGTGTCGACTACGACGCCAAGATTGTCTCCGCGCACCGCACCCCCGACCGGATGGTGGCCTTTGCCAAGGGTGCCGAAGAGGCCGGTCACAAGGTGATTATCGCCGGCGCCGGCGGCGCAGCGCACCTGCCCGGTATGGTCGCCGCCATGACGACACTGCCGGTTCTCGGCGTGCCGGTCGGCGTGACGGCGCTTCAGGGCCAGGACAGCCTGCTCTCGATTGTTCAAATGCCCGCCGGCGTGCCGGTTGGGACGCTAGCCATCGGCAAGGCGGGCGCCGCCAATGCCGGACTGATGGCAGCCAGCATTTTGGCCCTTTCGGACCCTGATTTGTCCGAACGCTTGAAAGCCTGGCGCCAGGCGCGCACCGACGGCGTCGCCGACGTTCCGGTTGACGACCCAGCCTAA
- a CDS encoding 5-(carboxyamino)imidazole ribonucleotide synthase has product MLAENRRLKPGDTIGILGGGQLGRMLAISAARYGLKAHIFDPAPDAPAADVAAVHTCAPYTDTDALSAFARACQVVTFEFENIPKASLDHLAGAVTLRPGLASLETSQDRLIEKQFLEGIGLQVAPYTAVDGPETMQSAHTALGGDTILKTRRLGYDGKGQARLKTPTIDEGASWTAIGRAPAVLEARIAFVAEVSAIIARGADSATVAYDLPVNTHKDGILDTSAIGQFASIDIGPAHVAEAQAAAIKVAEALDHVGVLAVEFFLTDRDVLLVNEIAPRVHNSGHWTMDACLNDQFDNHIRAVAGWPLGSPARHSDALMTNLIGEDVVDLEDYVRSSDTQLHLYGKAEARKGRKMGHITQIAPRA; this is encoded by the coding sequence ATGTTGGCCGAAAACCGACGTCTGAAACCGGGCGATACAATCGGCATCTTGGGTGGCGGTCAGCTTGGCCGTATGTTGGCCATTTCGGCCGCCCGCTATGGTCTGAAAGCACACATTTTCGATCCTGCACCCGATGCGCCAGCCGCCGATGTTGCTGCCGTCCATACTTGCGCGCCCTACACCGACACAGACGCACTATCGGCCTTCGCGAGAGCCTGCCAGGTGGTCACCTTCGAGTTTGAAAACATCCCAAAGGCAAGCCTTGATCATCTGGCGGGCGCTGTGACCCTGCGACCGGGGCTGGCCTCGCTGGAAACCAGCCAAGACCGGCTTATCGAGAAGCAGTTTTTGGAAGGGATCGGCCTGCAGGTCGCGCCCTACACAGCCGTAGACGGGCCAGAGACGATGCAAAGCGCGCACACCGCGCTGGGCGGCGACACAATCCTGAAAACCCGCCGCCTCGGCTATGACGGCAAGGGCCAAGCTCGGCTCAAAACGCCAACTATCGATGAAGGCGCAAGCTGGACAGCTATTGGCAGAGCCCCGGCAGTGCTGGAAGCACGCATCGCCTTTGTCGCCGAGGTTTCGGCCATCATCGCCCGTGGCGCAGACAGCGCGACCGTCGCCTACGACCTACCGGTCAACACCCACAAGGACGGCATCCTAGACACTTCTGCTATTGGGCAGTTCGCATCCATCGATATCGGGCCGGCACATGTGGCCGAAGCCCAGGCTGCCGCGATCAAGGTCGCCGAAGCACTCGATCATGTCGGTGTGCTGGCCGTGGAGTTCTTCCTCACTGACCGCGACGTCCTGCTGGTCAATGAGATCGCCCCTCGGGTGCACAATTCCGGCCATTGGACCATGGATGCGTGCCTCAATGATCAGTTCGACAACCACATTCGCGCGGTTGCCGGCTGGCCGCTCGGCTCACCGGCACGCCACAGCGACGCGCTGATGACGAATCTCATCGGCGAGGACGTCGTAGACCTTGAGGACTATGTGCGCTCAAGCGACACCCAGCTTCATCTTTACGGCAAGGCAGAGGCCCGAAAGGGCCGGAAAATGGGGCACATCACGCAGATCGCGCCACGTGCTTAA
- a CDS encoding SDR family oxidoreductase, which yields MAVSFALERKTAIVTGGAQGIGLSIAERFVEEGMKVIIADIDDSAGHDAADRLSKIGEALYVHCDVADRLDVRNLLAKSLEAYGEIDVLVANAGIVHTADFLDVEEADFDRVIGVNLKGVFLTCQAVAKHMVERVEAGEKPGTIITMSSVNAELAIPNQVPYVASKGGVKQLTKVMALSLAKHGIRVNAIGPGTIMTEMVEKVLADADIRDRMMTRTPLGRIGEASEIASIAAFLASDQASYVTGQTLYVDGGRLGLNYTVPVEPST from the coding sequence ATGGCCGTCAGCTTCGCACTGGAACGCAAGACCGCGATCGTCACCGGCGGCGCGCAGGGCATTGGCCTGTCGATCGCCGAACGCTTTGTCGAAGAGGGCATGAAGGTCATCATTGCCGACATTGACGACAGCGCGGGGCACGATGCTGCCGACCGTCTGTCCAAGATCGGCGAGGCGCTCTACGTGCATTGCGATGTTGCCGACCGGCTGGACGTGCGCAATCTGCTTGCCAAGAGCCTTGAAGCCTATGGCGAGATTGATGTGCTGGTCGCCAATGCAGGGATCGTCCACACCGCCGATTTTCTGGACGTTGAGGAAGCCGATTTTGACCGCGTGATTGGCGTCAATCTGAAAGGTGTTTTTCTCACTTGCCAGGCAGTGGCCAAACATATGGTGGAGCGTGTCGAGGCGGGCGAGAAGCCGGGCACGATTATCACCATGTCGAGCGTCAACGCCGAACTCGCGATCCCCAATCAGGTGCCCTATGTTGCTTCAAAAGGCGGAGTGAAGCAGCTCACCAAGGTGATGGCGCTGTCGCTTGCCAAACACGGCATTCGGGTCAACGCCATCGGACCGGGCACGATCATGACCGAGATGGTGGAAAAGGTGCTGGCCGACGCTGATATCCGCGATCGGATGATGACGCGCACACCGCTTGGACGCATCGGTGAAGCCAGCGAGATCGCGTCCATTGCCGCGTTTCTCGCCAGTGACCAGGCAAGCTACGTCACCGGTCAGACGCTGTACGTGGATGGCGGTCGGCTCGGCTTGAACTACACCGTGCCGGTCGAGCCGAGCACCTAA
- a CDS encoding DUF1013 domain-containing protein has product MAETLLMPKATAVWLVDNTALTFEQIAKFCALHPLEVKAIADGEAAQGIKGLDPLQTGQLTREQITAAEENPALELKIQPAKTVVATSTKKRGPRYTPVSRRHDRPNAILWLLRNHKELKDAQIMRLVGTTKNTIESIRSGAHWNAANLTPMDPVTLGLCKQIELDLEVQKASRNAPPAVEAAGPVLLSAEEALAATTPTEFQSEEEAGIEEVFGTSEPTQEQEEEAAQEAQDDLDADSVFAKLKELTSPTDEGEENKS; this is encoded by the coding sequence ATGGCCGAAACACTTTTGATGCCCAAAGCGACCGCCGTCTGGCTGGTCGACAACACCGCGCTCACCTTCGAACAGATCGCCAAGTTCTGCGCGCTGCATCCCCTTGAGGTGAAAGCCATCGCCGATGGCGAAGCCGCGCAGGGCATCAAGGGCCTCGACCCACTGCAGACCGGCCAGTTGACCCGCGAGCAGATCACGGCAGCCGAAGAAAACCCGGCGCTGGAGCTAAAAATTCAACCGGCCAAAACCGTCGTCGCCACCAGCACCAAAAAGCGCGGCCCACGCTACACGCCGGTTTCCCGCCGCCATGATCGTCCTAATGCCATCCTGTGGTTGCTGCGCAACCACAAGGAGCTGAAGGATGCGCAGATCATGCGCTTGGTCGGCACCACCAAAAACACCATCGAATCGATCCGCTCCGGCGCCCACTGGAACGCCGCCAACCTGACGCCAATGGACCCGGTGACGCTTGGCCTCTGCAAACAGATCGAGCTTGATCTGGAAGTTCAGAAAGCCTCGCGCAATGCGCCGCCGGCTGTGGAAGCCGCAGGACCGGTTCTGTTGTCGGCTGAAGAAGCTTTGGCAGCGACGACCCCGACTGAGTTCCAGAGCGAAGAAGAAGCCGGCATCGAAGAGGTGTTTGGCACGTCGGAACCGACGCAAGAGCAAGAAGAAGAAGCCGCCCAGGAGGCGCAGGACGACCTGGACGCCGACTCTGTCTTTGCCAAGCTGAAGGAACTGACGAGCCCGACCGACGAAGGCGAAGAGAACAAGTCTTAA
- a CDS encoding helix-turn-helix transcriptional regulator: MAANVGEVTEILKLLSAPARLLAVCHLVDGEKSVGTLAELTGSKPTTLSQHLALLRAHGLVSTRRDGTTIYYTLASDDIRGLIAYLHQAWCKS; this comes from the coding sequence ATGGCCGCCAATGTCGGCGAAGTGACGGAAATTCTCAAACTGCTCAGCGCCCCGGCGCGGCTTCTGGCAGTGTGTCACTTGGTGGACGGCGAGAAATCGGTTGGCACTTTGGCAGAGCTCACCGGCAGCAAACCCACCACACTATCCCAACACCTGGCGCTTTTGCGCGCCCACGGATTGGTGTCCACACGCCGCGACGGCACAACGATTTATTACACGCTGGCATCAGACGACATTCGCGGTCTCATCGCCTATTTGCACCAAGCCTGGTGCAAAAGCTGA
- a CDS encoding 30S ribosomal protein S21, producing MQVLVRDNNVDQALKALKKKMQREGIFREMKLRGHYEKPSEKKAREKAEAIRRARKLARKRAQREGLLPGKGRR from the coding sequence GTGCAGGTACTCGTTCGGGATAACAATGTTGATCAGGCGCTCAAGGCGCTGAAAAAGAAGATGCAACGCGAAGGCATCTTCCGTGAAATGAAGCTCCGCGGCCATTATGAAAAGCCGTCGGAAAAGAAAGCACGCGAGAAGGCTGAAGCCATCCGCCGTGCACGCAAGTTGGCACGTAAACGCGCGCAGCGCGAAGGCCTGCTTCCGGGCAAGGGCCGCCGCTAG
- a CDS encoding DUF465 domain-containing protein, with protein sequence MTVESHLAELERRHLAIDSKISDEERRPAKDGLEIAALKKQKLSLKDEIERLRKGTGSARPN encoded by the coding sequence ATGACGGTTGAATCTCATCTCGCCGAATTGGAGCGGCGGCACCTCGCGATTGATAGCAAGATTTCTGATGAAGAGCGGCGACCGGCCAAGGACGGCTTGGAAATTGCGGCGCTAAAAAAGCAGAAACTCAGTTTGAAGGATGAGATTGAGCGTTTGCGTAAAGGGACTGGCAGCGCGCGGCCCAATTAG
- a CDS encoding propionyl-CoA synthetase, translating to MSANGQNYHQTYQSWQEDPLAFWAHAAQSVDWMKPFERVFDPGAGVYGRWFPGGVCNTAYNCLDRHVERGRKGQAALIYDSPITGAKKTYSYEDLRDEVSAFGAVLKNLGVAKGDRVVVYMPMIPEAAIAMLACARIGAVHSVVFGGFAASELATRIDDARPKAIISASCGIEPNRVIAYKPLLDEAIELSTHKPDLTVIKQREQKPCDLIEGRDHDYDALLTDANARGIDSDPEPMEATDPLYILYTSGTTGIPKGVVRDHGGHMVALNWTMSAIYDMQPGDVFWAASDVGWVVGHSYIVYAPLLAGCTTILYEGKPVGTPDPGAFWRVIEEHKVSSLFTAPTAFRAIKKEDPDGNYIDKFDLHTLKTLFLAGERADPDTIEWAQEKLRVPVIDHWWQTETGWAIAGNPVGLGKLPIKLGSPTVAMPGYDVQVIDDAGHPVPADTLGNIVVKLPLPPGCLPTLWNNDERFKASYLEEFPGYYKTADAGMIDQDGYLFIMARTDDIINVAGHRLSTGGMEEVLSGHPAVAEAAVIGVSDALKGQLPAGFVVIKDGVDMPLEQLEKEMVKLVREKIGPVAAFKTVMVVDRLPKTRSGKILRGTMRQIADGEPYKMPATIDDPAILDEISGALKTKGYAA from the coding sequence ATGAGCGCCAACGGCCAGAATTACCATCAGACCTATCAGTCCTGGCAGGAGGATCCGCTGGCCTTCTGGGCGCATGCGGCGCAAAGCGTAGACTGGATGAAACCGTTCGAGCGCGTGTTCGATCCGGGCGCAGGCGTCTATGGCCGCTGGTTTCCGGGCGGGGTTTGCAACACCGCCTACAACTGTCTCGACCGGCATGTGGAACGCGGGCGCAAAGGCCAGGCGGCGCTAATCTATGATAGCCCGATCACCGGAGCCAAGAAGACCTATTCCTATGAAGATTTGCGCGATGAAGTGAGCGCTTTTGGCGCGGTCTTGAAGAACCTTGGCGTGGCCAAAGGCGACCGCGTCGTCGTCTACATGCCGATGATCCCCGAAGCGGCGATCGCGATGCTCGCCTGCGCCCGCATCGGGGCGGTCCACTCGGTCGTTTTCGGCGGGTTTGCCGCCAGCGAACTTGCCACCCGTATCGACGATGCCCGTCCCAAAGCAATCATCTCTGCCTCCTGCGGCATCGAGCCCAACCGGGTGATCGCCTACAAGCCGCTGCTCGATGAGGCGATTGAACTTTCCACCCACAAGCCTGATCTGACCGTCATCAAACAGCGTGAGCAGAAGCCTTGCGATCTGATTGAGGGGCGCGACCATGATTACGATGCGTTGCTGACGGACGCCAATGCGCGCGGGATCGATAGCGACCCAGAGCCGATGGAGGCGACCGACCCACTCTACATTCTCTACACCTCCGGCACGACCGGTATCCCCAAGGGCGTGGTCCGCGACCATGGCGGGCACATGGTGGCGCTCAATTGGACGATGAGCGCGATCTACGACATGCAGCCTGGGGACGTGTTCTGGGCAGCTTCCGATGTCGGCTGGGTGGTTGGCCACTCCTATATCGTTTACGCGCCGCTGCTGGCCGGTTGCACGACCATTCTTTATGAGGGCAAGCCGGTTGGCACGCCTGACCCCGGCGCCTTCTGGCGGGTGATTGAGGAGCATAAAGTGTCCTCGCTGTTCACGGCACCGACGGCGTTTCGCGCCATCAAGAAGGAAGACCCGGACGGCAATTACATTGACAAATTTGATCTGCACACGCTGAAGACGCTGTTTCTGGCTGGTGAGCGCGCCGATCCGGACACGATCGAATGGGCGCAGGAGAAACTGCGCGTGCCGGTGATCGACCATTGGTGGCAGACCGAGACCGGTTGGGCCATTGCCGGCAATCCGGTTGGTCTGGGCAAGCTGCCGATCAAGCTGGGCTCACCGACGGTGGCGATGCCCGGCTACGATGTCCAGGTGATCGATGATGCCGGTCATCCCGTGCCCGCTGATACGCTGGGCAACATCGTCGTCAAACTGCCGCTGCCTCCCGGCTGTCTGCCGACGCTGTGGAACAATGATGAACGCTTCAAGGCGTCCTATCTGGAAGAGTTCCCGGGCTACTACAAAACCGCCGATGCCGGGATGATCGACCAGGATGGTTATCTGTTCATCATGGCGCGCACCGACGACATCATCAATGTCGCCGGCCACCGGCTTTCGACCGGCGGCATGGAAGAGGTGCTTTCCGGCCACCCAGCCGTCGCCGAGGCGGCCGTGATCGGCGTGTCGGACGCGCTGAAGGGGCAGTTGCCGGCGGGATTTGTGGTCATCAAGGATGGTGTCGACATGCCCTTGGAGCAGCTTGAAAAAGAGATGGTCAAGCTTGTGCGCGAGAAAATCGGTCCGGTCGCTGCGTTCAAGACGGTGATGGTTGTGGACCGTCTGCCAAAGACCCGCTCGGGCAAGATTTTGCGCGGCACGATGCGCCAAATCGCCGATGGCGAGCCTTACAAGATGCCAGCGACGATCGACGATCCGGCCATTCTTGATGAGATTTCCGGCGCGCTGAAAACCAAAGGCTACGCCGCCTAG
- a CDS encoding DUF465 domain-containing protein, protein MTPIPSNDDQDARQELARLRQEHRDLDAAIEALYETGRADHLQIQRLKKRKLVLKDRINVLEDQLLPDIIA, encoded by the coding sequence ATGACCCCCATTCCTTCCAATGATGATCAGGATGCACGGCAGGAGTTGGCCCGCCTCCGGCAGGAACATCGCGACCTGGATGCAGCCATTGAGGCGCTCTACGAGACCGGCCGGGCCGATCATCTGCAGATCCAACGGTTGAAAAAGCGCAAGCTGGTCTTGAAAGACCGCATCAATGTGCTCGAAGACCAGTTGCTGCCCGACATCATCGCTTAG